One Salvia splendens isolate huo1 chromosome 12, SspV2, whole genome shotgun sequence genomic window carries:
- the LOC121759263 gene encoding probable xyloglucan endotransglucosylase/hydrolase protein 28, whose amino-acid sequence MLQNSTAHSEHPIKAQSFVLVLLAFHCSLVTPCPSLQISVYRPLFQVSNNQQSIRSIKGSVFAMISHTKNFSFVFCSAFLVLLVSGFSRNLPIVSFDEGYSHLFGETNLMVLRDGKSAHISLDQRTGAGFLSQDLYLHGYFSASIKLPADYTAGVVVAFYMSNGDMFEKNHDEIDFEFLGNIRGKNWRIQTNIYGNGSTSTGREERYGLWFDPSEDFHQYSILWTQNVIVFYVDNVPIREIKRTEAMGGDFPSKPMSLYATIWDGSSWATNGGKYRVNYKYAPYIAEFSDFILHGCAVDPIELSKCDTLPKLPTMSSQQRMKMTAFRNKHMQYSYCYDRARYKVPPSECTIEPKEAERLRGFDPVTFGGTRRPHKRHRRVRLEASSV is encoded by the exons ATGTTGCAAAATAGCACAGCTCACTCTGAGCACCCAATAAAAGCACAGTCGTTTGTCCTCGTCCTCCTCGCTTTCCACTGCTCTCTCGTCACCCCGTGCCCCTCTCTCCAAATCTCTGTATATAGGCCTCTCTTTCAAGTTTCAAACAATCAACAATCGATTCGTTCAATTAAAGGCTCTGTTTTCGCCATGATTTCTCACACCAAAAATTTCTCGTTTGTCTTTTGCTCTGCCTTTCTCGTGCTATTGGTAAGTGGGTTTTCCAGAAACCTTCCAATAGTGTCCTTTGATGAAGGCTATTCGCATCTATTTGGTGAAACAAATCTCATGGTTCTCAGAGATGGAAAATCTGCTCACATCTCTTTGGACCAAAGAacag GTGCTGGGTTTCTGTCACAAGACCTTTACCTCCATGGCTATTTCAGTGCTTCAATAAAGCTTCCTGCAGATTATACAGCTGGTGTCGTTGTAGCTTTCTAT atgTCGAATGGTGACATGTTTGAGAAGAACCACGATGAGATCGATTTCGAGTTCTTGGGGAACATTAGGGGTAAAAATTGGAGAATTCAGACAAATATTTATGGAAATGGAAGCACAAGCACtgggagagaggagagataTGGCCTCTGGTTTGACCCCTCTGAGGATTTCCACCAGTATAGCATCCTCTGGACTCAGAATGTTATTGT ATTCTACGTCGACAATGTTCCCATAAGAGAGATCAAGAGGACAGAAGCCATGGGTGGGGACTTCCCCTCTAAACCAATGTCCTTATATGCAACAATATGGGATGGGTCCAGTTGGGCCACAAATGGAGGAAAATACAGAGTCAATTACAAATACGCCCCTTACATCGCTGAGTTTTCCGACTTCATCCTCCACGGATGCGCTGTCGACCCCATCGAACTCTCCAAGTGCGACACCCTTCCGAAACTGCCCACCATGTCAAGCCAACAGCGAATGAAGATGACCGCGTTCAGGAACAAGCACATGCAATACTCGTACTGCTACGACCGTGCTCGATACAAGGTCCCTCCCTCTGAGTGCACGATCGAGCCCAAGGAGGCCGAACGCCTCCGAGGATTCGACCCCGTGACGTTCGGAGGCACCCGTCGTCCTCACAAGAGGCACCGCCGTGTTAGGCTCGAGGCATCTTCCGTTTGA